Within Williamwhitmania sp., the genomic segment AAGGTAATTATTTCAGGTTTTTAACATTTAAAACTACAATATATGAAAGTTCAGTTAATTGCTGCAATAATCAGTGCTGCAGCACTTTCAAACGGATGTCAGAGTGGTGAACCTAAGTCAGATGCTTACGGTACATTTGAATCAACAGAAACTACCATCTCTTCTGAAATGCAGGGCAAGCTACTTTCCTTCAATGTGGAAGAGGGTAATCAGCTGCAAAAAGGAGTGGTGGTTGCACAGATTGATAGCGTTCAGGCATACCTTAGGGTCCGTCAGCTTCAAGCACAGCTGAAGGCCACCGAATCCCAGAAAAACGTAATTACTGCACAGGGTAACGTTTATGCCCAGCAGCTTATTAATGTAAATAAAGACTACAAGCGAATCAAAGAACTTTTTGCTCAAGGTGCTGCCACCCCAAAGCAAATGGACGATGTGGATGGACAGGTTAAGCTTATTGAGGCTCAAAAGAAGGCTGTAGATATTCAACTGCAAGAGGTTACCGATCAAGCAACAGCAATTGATATGCAGCTTATGCAAGCAAAGGACCAGCTGTCACGTTGCAAAGTGATTAATCCTATCACTGGGATTGTTTTGGTAAAGCTAGCAGAAATGGGTGAGATCGTCGCGCCTGGAAAAAGCCTCTACCGCATTGCTGACATGGATGAGCTCACACTTCGCGTCTACATCTCCGAAAATCAGCTTAGCTCAATTCATATTGGTGATAGCGTAGTAGTAGTTACCGATAACCAAAATGCATTGAAAGAGAATAAGGGCATAGTAAGCTGGATCTCTTCAGAGGCTGAGTTTACACCAAAGATCGTTCAAACACGCGAAGAAAGAGTGAAGTTGGTTTATGCCGTAAAAGTGAGGGTGAAGAACGATGGCAGTTTTAAAATAGGGATGCCAGGCGAGGTCCGCTTTATTAAGAAAGACTAGCAATGAGCGTAACCATGGAAAACAGTGTTGTTGTAGAAAAGCTGTGCAAAAGTTATGGCTCGACAGTGGCCATCAACAACATAACCTTCTCAGTAAAAAACGGGGATATATTTGGCCTAATTGGCCCCGATGGAGCCGGGAAGACTACACTATTCCGTATACTTACCTCTCTGCTTACACCCGATAGTGGGAAGGCGCTAGTTTGTGGTTTAGATCCGGTCGTCGATTACAAGAAATTACGATTGAAAATTGGCTACATGCCAGGCCGGTTTTCACTCTACCAAGATCTGTCGGTGGAGGAAAATCTTAATTTCTTTGCAACAGTTTTTGGAACCTCCTTAAAGGAAAATTACTTCCTCATTAAGGATATCTACAGCCAAATTGAGCCATTTAAGGATCGTCCGGCCGGCAAACTTTCCGGGGGAATGAAGCAAAAGTTGGCATTGAGCTGTGCACTTGTACATAGGCCAGAAATACTATTTCTCGATGAACCGACTA encodes:
- a CDS encoding HlyD family efflux transporter periplasmic adaptor subunit, which encodes MKVQLIAAIISAAALSNGCQSGEPKSDAYGTFESTETTISSEMQGKLLSFNVEEGNQLQKGVVVAQIDSVQAYLRVRQLQAQLKATESQKNVITAQGNVYAQQLINVNKDYKRIKELFAQGAATPKQMDDVDGQVKLIEAQKKAVDIQLQEVTDQATAIDMQLMQAKDQLSRCKVINPITGIVLVKLAEMGEIVAPGKSLYRIADMDELTLRVYISENQLSSIHIGDSVVVVTDNQNALKENKGIVSWISSEAEFTPKIVQTREERVKLVYAVKVRVKNDGSFKIGMPGEVRFIKKD
- a CDS encoding ABC transporter ATP-binding protein yields the protein MENSVVVEKLCKSYGSTVAINNITFSVKNGDIFGLIGPDGAGKTTLFRILTSLLTPDSGKALVCGLDPVVDYKKLRLKIGYMPGRFSLYQDLSVEENLNFFATVFGTSLKENYFLIKDIYSQIEPFKDRPAGKLSGGMKQKLALSCALVHRPEILFLDEPTTGVDAVSRREFWQMLKRLKDYGITIVVSTPYMDEASLCDKVALMSQSKLLVEDTVERINAQYPFPLFAVSGGKMSKIQEVLRKQKYINSVYRFGQVLHVSLKPNSGIHELQSGLSSSGFSDAKIIPIVAGIEDSFMMLSE